In one window of Nakamurella alba DNA:
- a CDS encoding glycosyltransferase, which produces MTAGAARRVLIAHPSADLYGSDRVMVETAAALADRGWQVTVTLPAPGPLVRELEKTGVTVEFDRSPVLRKSALRPAGLLRLVAEMVRAVPGSVRQVRRAGTDLVYVSTLTIPLWVPIARLLRRPVVVHVHESERNAPLMVRRLLALPLLLATRVLVNSRFSLSVLTDSFRRLGRRAEVLYNGVPGPERFTPPRTELTGGIRLLFVGRLSPRKGPQIAVQALARLREQGTPARLDLVGAVFPGYEWFEQELRETVTGLGLDDAVTFHGFQDDVWPHLAAADALLVPSQGDEPFGNTAVEAALAARPVVVSSSSGLDEATAGYGGAHRVPADDVEAWVSAVQQIAADWSGHRDRVLDDERTARRRHAPEVYREDIERRLAGIGRRAKA; this is translated from the coding sequence GTGACAGCGGGTGCAGCGCGCCGGGTGCTGATCGCCCACCCGAGCGCCGACCTGTACGGGTCGGACCGGGTGATGGTGGAAACCGCAGCCGCACTGGCGGACCGGGGCTGGCAGGTCACCGTGACCCTGCCGGCCCCGGGGCCGCTGGTGCGGGAACTGGAGAAGACCGGGGTGACGGTCGAGTTCGACCGCTCCCCGGTCCTCCGCAAGAGCGCACTGCGGCCGGCCGGACTGCTCCGGTTGGTCGCGGAGATGGTCCGGGCGGTGCCCGGTTCCGTCCGGCAGGTCCGGCGGGCCGGGACCGACCTGGTCTACGTCTCCACCCTGACCATCCCGCTGTGGGTCCCGATCGCCCGGCTGCTGCGCCGGCCGGTCGTGGTGCACGTGCACGAGTCCGAGCGCAACGCCCCGCTGATGGTGCGCCGGCTGTTGGCCCTCCCGCTGCTGCTGGCCACGAGAGTGCTGGTGAACAGCCGGTTCTCGCTGTCGGTGCTGACCGACAGCTTCCGCCGGCTGGGCCGGCGGGCCGAGGTCCTCTACAACGGGGTCCCCGGGCCGGAGCGGTTCACCCCGCCGCGGACCGAGCTGACCGGCGGGATCCGGCTGCTGTTCGTCGGCCGGCTGTCCCCGCGCAAGGGACCGCAGATCGCGGTGCAGGCGCTGGCCCGCCTGCGGGAGCAGGGGACCCCGGCCCGGCTGGACCTGGTCGGGGCGGTGTTCCCGGGGTACGAGTGGTTCGAGCAGGAACTGCGGGAAACCGTCACCGGGCTCGGCCTGGACGATGCGGTCACCTTCCACGGATTCCAGGACGACGTCTGGCCGCACCTGGCCGCCGCCGACGCGCTGCTGGTGCCCTCCCAGGGCGACGAGCCGTTCGGCAACACCGCCGTGGAGGCCGCGCTGGCCGCCCGGCCCGTGGTGGTCAGCAGCAGCAGCGGCCTCGACGAGGCCACGGCGGGTTACGGTGGTGCGCACCGGGTTCCCGCCGACGACGTCGAGGCCTGGGTGTCCGCGGTGCAGCAGATCGCCGCGGACTGGTCCGGTCACCGGGACCGGGTGCTCGATGACGAGCGGACCGCGCGGCGTCGTCATGCGCCCGAGGTCTACCGCGAGGACATCGAACGGCGACTGGCCGGGATCGGGCGGAGGGCGAAGGCATGA
- a CDS encoding glycosyltransferase family 2 protein → MTDTGLTSGTSDRPVLVAMLTFKRPADLAEALPAVTAQLASVPGSQLLVVDNDPAGSAGEVVRAAAGVRYVLESEPGIAAARNRALDEATEDTLLVFIDDDETPSEGWLRGLVGTWRETGAAAVAGAVVSEYDEEPGEWVAAGRFFDRRRLPTGTAIEVAATNNLLLDMRRVRALGLRFDLRFGISGGSDTLFTRRLTGAGGRMVWNDEAVVVDRVPASRVTREWVLRRAFRSGNSWTRTSLALAGSPAARVRVRIRAVLTGLVRIAGGAAAALLGLVTGRLPRRVRGVRTIVRGAGMLAGAWGVHYREYAAQHATGPQASSGAAA, encoded by the coding sequence ATGACCGACACCGGCCTGACCAGTGGCACCTCCGACCGCCCGGTGCTGGTCGCGATGCTCACCTTCAAACGCCCTGCGGACCTGGCCGAGGCGCTGCCCGCGGTGACCGCCCAGCTCGCCTCCGTCCCCGGCTCGCAGCTGCTGGTGGTCGACAACGACCCGGCCGGGAGTGCCGGGGAGGTCGTCCGGGCAGCGGCCGGCGTGCGGTACGTGCTGGAATCGGAGCCGGGGATCGCCGCGGCCCGCAACCGGGCGCTGGACGAGGCAACCGAGGACACCCTGCTGGTGTTCATCGACGACGACGAGACCCCGTCCGAGGGCTGGCTCCGCGGACTGGTCGGGACCTGGCGGGAGACCGGCGCGGCCGCAGTGGCCGGGGCGGTCGTCTCCGAGTACGACGAGGAGCCGGGGGAGTGGGTGGCGGCCGGCCGTTTCTTCGACCGCCGCCGGTTGCCCACCGGCACCGCGATCGAGGTCGCCGCCACCAACAACCTGCTGCTGGACATGCGGCGGGTCCGCGCCCTGGGTCTGCGGTTCGACCTGCGGTTCGGCATCAGCGGCGGTTCGGACACACTGTTCACCCGACGGCTGACGGGGGCCGGCGGGCGGATGGTGTGGAACGACGAGGCCGTGGTGGTCGACCGGGTCCCGGCGTCCCGGGTCACCCGGGAGTGGGTGCTGCGCCGGGCCTTCCGGTCCGGCAACTCGTGGACCCGGACCTCGCTGGCGCTCGCGGGTTCGCCCGCGGCGCGGGTGCGGGTCCGGATCCGCGCGGTGCTGACCGGCCTGGTGCGGATCGCCGGCGGCGCTGCCGCGGCGCTGCTCGGCCTGGTGACCGGGCGGCTGCCGCGCCGGGTCCGGGGGGTGCGCACCATCGTCCGCGGGGCCGGGATGCTCGCGGGCGCATGGGGTGTGCACTACCGGGAGTACGCCGCCCAGCACGCCACCGGACCGCAGGCGTCGTCCGGGGCCGCCGCGTGA
- a CDS encoding glycosyltransferase family 2 protein, which yields MTPDRVGVVVVNFSSHQLVGENLAALEASGGDDPDLLAVVVDNFSTAGEREAARRLCRDRGWEFVAAPGNPGFGGGADLGARRALQAGCDVVVLLNPDARLDRSGVLRLAALCRGDHDLLVAPLVQRPDGSVWSAGSRIDLATGRVGRAPQPFVSGPDRWLSGACLAIHRSGWQQLDGFGSGWFLYWEDVDLSRRWVDLGGTLLLADDVTAVHDAGGTQEHAGTRRKSGLYYHYNCRNRLLWGARHLGTPALLRWVLRTPAESAAVLLRGGRRQILASPSVLWSTLTGTTRGLGIAVAELARRGVRTVLRRPAAPPAGGAGSGTRMRRTEEAAR from the coding sequence GTGACGCCGGACCGGGTCGGCGTGGTGGTCGTCAACTTCTCCTCGCACCAGTTGGTCGGCGAGAACCTGGCCGCGCTCGAGGCGTCCGGCGGCGACGATCCCGATCTGCTCGCGGTGGTGGTGGACAACTTCTCCACCGCCGGCGAGCGCGAGGCCGCCCGGCGGCTGTGCCGCGACCGCGGCTGGGAGTTCGTCGCGGCGCCCGGCAACCCGGGCTTCGGCGGCGGCGCGGACCTCGGCGCCCGGCGTGCGCTGCAGGCCGGCTGCGACGTGGTGGTGCTGCTGAACCCGGACGCCCGCCTGGACCGGTCCGGCGTGCTCCGGCTCGCCGCGCTCTGCCGCGGCGATCACGACCTGCTGGTGGCGCCGCTGGTGCAGCGACCGGACGGCAGCGTCTGGTCGGCCGGCTCCCGCATCGACCTGGCCACCGGCCGGGTCGGCCGGGCTCCCCAGCCGTTCGTGTCCGGCCCGGACCGCTGGCTGTCCGGGGCCTGCCTGGCGATCCACCGCAGCGGCTGGCAGCAGCTGGATGGATTCGGTTCCGGCTGGTTCCTCTACTGGGAGGACGTCGACCTGAGCCGGCGGTGGGTCGATCTCGGCGGCACCCTGCTGCTGGCCGACGACGTGACCGCGGTGCACGACGCCGGCGGCACTCAGGAGCACGCCGGCACCCGGCGCAAGTCCGGCCTGTACTACCACTACAACTGCCGCAACCGGTTGCTCTGGGGCGCACGGCATCTCGGCACGCCGGCGCTGCTCCGCTGGGTGCTGCGGACGCCGGCCGAGAGTGCCGCCGTGCTGCTGCGCGGTGGCCGCCGGCAGATCCTGGCCTCGCCGTCCGTCCTGTGGTCCACACTGACGGGGACCACCCGCGGCCTGGGGATCGCAGTGGCCGAACTGGCCCGGCGCGGGGTGCGGACGGTGCTGCGGCGCCCGGCCGCGCCTCCTGCAGGCGGTGCCGGGTCGGGAACGCGGATGCGACGGACAGAGGAGGCGGCACGGTGA
- a CDS encoding lipopolysaccharide biosynthesis protein yields the protein MSRVDERGGETAAEGSTDGLLQPSDVPPAASAQTVEEADRAEAPVASAARTKKKSGGIWSSVGRSAGVKILVLPVSAILGVVNVRLIIDHFGTGAFAQYGLLVAIGNLLPFADLGISAAVMNVVGASKDPRRDPKVHAMLVSTIRILIGSFAVLMGLAVAITALGLWGDILGEGLDPATGPLAAALCLAAIAVSLLFGFSQRILAGVGKNHVSIGLLGLQTPMVLAVLLIVINTDSPIGPYIAVVPYLATLLIQLMTTGVAAKLINPTLKRAVRDVPRIRTVRGGKVFDVAWPMMIQMVALPFAMQTDRLMLSHFSTTDQLAEYNLASQMFTPVWQVVSAAGFALWPIFAKQRSDGQKGSPLPISLGFGGAAAVVTLVIAGASPWLADLASGGEISVSLLLVVVFSVFMVFQALKYPLGMYLTDAKGLRFQAYMILLMAPVNILLSYWLTGPLGAAGPVIGSLVGVAIFQYAANLVYVRRRLASTPDAVPAGVAGGTSDDPA from the coding sequence GTGAGCCGGGTGGACGAACGCGGCGGCGAGACCGCCGCGGAGGGCAGCACCGACGGGTTGCTGCAACCCTCCGACGTACCGCCCGCGGCCTCGGCGCAGACGGTGGAGGAGGCGGACCGGGCGGAGGCGCCGGTCGCGTCCGCCGCGAGGACGAAGAAGAAGTCGGGCGGCATCTGGTCGTCGGTCGGCCGCAGCGCCGGGGTGAAGATCCTGGTGCTCCCGGTGTCGGCGATCCTCGGGGTCGTCAACGTCCGGCTGATCATCGACCACTTCGGTACCGGTGCGTTCGCCCAGTACGGGCTGCTGGTCGCGATCGGGAACCTGCTGCCGTTCGCCGATCTCGGCATCTCGGCCGCGGTGATGAACGTGGTGGGTGCCTCGAAGGACCCGCGCCGCGACCCCAAGGTGCACGCGATGCTGGTCAGCACGATCCGCATCCTGATCGGGTCCTTCGCCGTGCTGATGGGCCTCGCGGTCGCCATCACCGCTCTCGGCCTGTGGGGCGACATCCTCGGCGAGGGACTGGATCCCGCGACCGGTCCGCTCGCGGCGGCACTCTGTCTCGCGGCCATCGCGGTGAGCCTGCTGTTCGGCTTCAGCCAGCGGATCCTGGCCGGCGTCGGCAAGAACCACGTCTCCATCGGGCTGCTCGGCCTGCAGACGCCGATGGTGCTGGCGGTGCTGCTGATCGTCATCAACACCGACTCGCCGATCGGCCCGTACATCGCCGTCGTGCCCTACCTGGCCACCCTGCTGATCCAGCTGATGACCACCGGGGTTGCCGCGAAGCTGATCAACCCGACGCTGAAGCGGGCGGTCCGCGACGTACCGCGGATCCGCACCGTGCGCGGCGGCAAGGTGTTCGACGTCGCCTGGCCGATGATGATCCAGATGGTCGCGCTGCCGTTCGCCATGCAGACCGACCGCCTGATGCTCAGCCACTTCTCGACCACCGACCAGCTCGCCGAGTACAACCTGGCGTCGCAGATGTTCACCCCGGTCTGGCAGGTGGTGAGCGCCGCCGGGTTCGCGTTGTGGCCGATCTTCGCCAAGCAGCGCAGCGACGGCCAGAAGGGGTCGCCGCTGCCGATCTCGCTCGGGTTCGGCGGGGCAGCCGCCGTCGTCACGCTGGTCATCGCCGGGGCGTCGCCGTGGTTGGCCGATCTCGCGTCGGGAGGCGAGATCTCGGTGTCGCTCCTGCTGGTGGTGGTCTTCTCGGTCTTCATGGTGTTCCAGGCGCTGAAGTACCCACTGGGCATGTACCTGACCGACGCAAAGGGCCTGCGGTTCCAGGCCTACATGATCCTGCTGATGGCACCGGTCAACATCCTGCTGTCGTACTGGCTGACCGGCCCGCTCGGTGCGGCCGGGCCGGTCATCGGGTCCCTGGTCGGGGTGGCGATCTTCCAGTACGCGGCGAACCTGGTGTACGTCCGGCGCCGGTTGGCGAGCACCCCGGACGCGGTGCCGGCCGGGGTCGCGGGCGGCACGTCCGACGACCCGGCATGA